One window from the genome of Pedobacter schmidteae encodes:
- a CDS encoding GLPGLI family protein, whose amino-acid sequence MKQKAIALFLICSTSLGLKAQQVFIKYGKISFEKKVNLIRSLENSNLPLEAREKMQKYATSNWDFYFDQEKSLYKPVKKEAESSHHGFFPFSMGKQTNEIYTDYSKNRRVIKRNIMDDEYLLGDTIPQVNWKIMHDVRNIAGFECRKAIGVIYDTVYVVAFYSDEILLRGGPEGFGGLPGTILGLAIPRYNSTWFATKVDGFENHQSEIIPPKNGKKIETDKDLKKLIELFTRYEHDKKEKAEEAKKRLYGFIL is encoded by the coding sequence ATGAAACAAAAGGCCATAGCACTCTTTCTGATTTGCAGCACATCACTGGGGCTTAAAGCGCAACAGGTCTTTATTAAGTATGGAAAAATCAGCTTCGAGAAAAAAGTAAACCTGATCAGAAGCCTCGAAAATTCGAACCTACCACTGGAAGCCCGCGAAAAAATGCAAAAGTATGCAACCAGCAACTGGGACTTCTACTTTGACCAGGAAAAGTCCTTATACAAACCCGTTAAAAAAGAAGCTGAGAGCAGTCACCATGGTTTCTTTCCCTTCTCTATGGGCAAACAAACCAACGAAATTTATACCGATTACAGTAAAAACCGAAGGGTCATCAAACGCAACATTATGGATGATGAATACCTGCTTGGTGATACCATCCCCCAGGTAAACTGGAAAATCATGCACGACGTAAGGAATATTGCCGGATTTGAATGCCGCAAAGCGATTGGCGTTATTTATGATACCGTATATGTCGTGGCCTTTTATTCTGATGAAATATTATTACGCGGCGGCCCCGAAGGTTTTGGTGGTTTGCCCGGCACCATCCTGGGCCTGGCTATCCCCCGTTACAACAGCACCTGGTTTGCCACAAAAGTTGACGGTTTTGAAAATCACCAGTCCGAAATTATACCGCCCAAAAACGGAAAAAAAATAGAAACCGACAAAGACTTAAAAAAATTGATCGAATTATTTACCCGTTACGAACACGATAAAAAAGAAAAAGCTGAAGAAGCAAAGAAAAGGCTATACGGATTCATACTGTAA